The DNA sequence CGAAGACGTCCACGCCCTGCACGGTGACGCGCAGGCGGTCACCCTCCACCGGCTCGATGGCGATGTCTGGCTCGCCGAATACGACGAAGAGGTTGGCCTTGTCCGTGGTCTTCAGGTCGGCGGCCATATGGAGATCGGCGTTCATCCGCGCCTTGAGCACCGGCATGTTGGCCAGTTTCTCGAACTCCGTGGTATGCGCCTCGAAGTTGAAGGCGCAGGCCACGAGCACCTCGAAGCCGGCCTCCTTGGCTTCGCGAGCGGCACCCACCAAGTCCGGACGCGTGACGGTGCCGAACTCCGGGCCGATGAAGATGGCCGCCCGCTTCGCCTTCTTGCCCTCTTGGTACATGCCTTCGGCGCAAACGAAGTCACCCGGCCAGGGGACGAGCGAATCGAAGGTGATGCGGTCCGCCTTGGCGGCCTGCTGGACGCCCGCGACCTTGAGGTTTGCGAGGATGCGCTCGGGGAAGCTCTGGCCAGCCGCGGCGTAGCCCGTCTTTTTCTCGAGCACCGTGGCCGCCGGTGTCGAGGCGCCGTCTTCGTCGGCGACGATCATCCGGTGCGGCGAGAGCGACTCCACCGTGAACGGGCCGGCCACGCGCACCCGCTTCTTGTCTTCGTAGGGGCGGTCGTAGAGGTACTCGTACTCGGCCTTGGCGGCGATGGAGGCGTCAATCTCCTTCTGCCGATTGATACGCGCCTCCCACCACGCGGTGTGGAGTGCCTTGGCCTTCTCGGACCACTTCGCGTCCGCGTCGCGGGGAATCTCCCACTCTTCCCACTGCTGCTTGAGTGCCGCGTTCAGGTCGCGGCGCAGCGGTTCGAGCGTCTGCTGCCAATTCTCGTAGATGACGTCGATTTCGGCGTTATTGGCGATTGACTTCAGCGTGATGTGCGGGACGCGCTCATAGACGAAGCCGAGGCGCAGGTCTCCGTGCACGGGCTGGGTGCTGGGGACGCTGCGCGTGATTTCGGCTTCCTTCAGTTGGCCTTCGCGGGAGTCGGCGAGGAGGTAGGCGGCGTAGCGTGCACCCATGATGCGGGAGCGTGCGAGGGCGAGTGCGACGCGGGAGGTGTCGATGGTGATCCAACGGCGGCCCCATTGCTCGGCGACCGCAGCGGTGGTGCCTGAGCCGCAGGTGGGGTCGAGGACGAGGTCGCCGGGGTCGGTGGCGAGAAGCAAGCAGCGCTCGACAATCTTAGTGCTCGTCTGTACGACGTAGACCTTATCTGTCGCTCCGGCCAAATCAGTCCAGATATTGGTGAGGACCTGTACCGGAAAGTCGCGAAAACGTCGGGCATATCGAATCGAGTCCTTCTGCGCGATCACACGATTCGAACGAACAAGGCGACCCATGCCATCCTCGTTCGTCTTCCAGCGGCTCTGCATCGTCGGACGGAACGTCTTTCCCTCCAGCTCAACCGGGAACCAACTTGCGGCACCTTCGCCCTTGTCGCGCCCTGCCGATGCCGACTGCAGTGGGTCCGGTGCGACGAGCTCGCCATCAGCTGGCGCAGATGTCACAACTGATGCAGAAAAGCGCGTGCCGTCCGCGCGCTCGAACAACGAGAAGCGCCCTCGGTCCTCGTCCGTCAGACCGCGGTCAGAGTAGAGACTCCTGTACTTGAGAGACGTCCTCTCTCGTGCGTACCAAAGCACGAAATCCGCAACGCCGCCAAGGTACTCAGCGAAGGTCGATCCTGCCTTTTGGACCGTGATGATCGCGACCAGGTTCTCGTCTCCAAAGACCTCATCCATCACTGTCCTTACCCGGTGCACATTCTCATCCCCAATCTGCACGAAGATGCTCCCACTCTCCGTCAGCAGATCCCGCGCCACCGTCAACCGGTCGCGCAGGTACGTGAGATAGGAGTGAATCCCATCCCGCCACGTATCGCGAAATGCTTTCACCTGCTCTGGCTCGCGCGTGATGTGCGCCGCGTTTCCGTCCTTCACGTCGCGGCTCGTCGTGCTCCACTGGAAATTCGAATTGAACTTGATCCCATACGGCGGATCGAAGTAGATGCACTGCACCTTCCCGCGCAGCCCCTCGCGCTCGGCCAGTGACGCCATCACCTGCAGGGAGTCGCCAAGGATCATCCGGTTCGTCCAGTTCTGCTCGTGCTGGTAGAACTCGGTCTTGTCCACGCCCTTCGGAATGCCGTTGAAGTCGGCGAACAGATCCGCCATCAACTCGCCGCTCTCGTGCTGCTGTTCGCGCGTTTGCCGCAGCAGGTCGTCGATCAGCGCCTTGGGGTGCACCTTCTCCTGGATGTAGAGCGGCGGCGCCGGCACCACGAGGTCGCTCCAGTCTTGCTCATCCTTGCCGCGCCACACCAACTGCGGGTCCAAGTCACGGTTGCGGCGCTCGTAGGCCACGCGCAGCGTGTCGTCCCCCTTGCCGTGCAGGGCCGAGTACTCGGCGGTAGGGATGTTCTTGCGCTTGGCCTCGTCGTGCGTGATGGCTTCGACGGACTTCGCGGTCGCTTTTGCGCTCAACTTCGTGCCTGACTTAGGTGACTTCGCCATCATTACCCTCGGCAGCGGAAATACTGAAAGAATTCGCGATTTTCTTTACACGTTTCGGCGAAACGTAAAGAAAACTTCGGATTGTTTATCGATATTGAACCGACAAGTCGTCGTTTCAAAATGACATATAAGTTATTGTCCTATAATGACTTGCAATTCTATAGCAGAATCCTATGTGAGTTCTGCGACCTCTAACTTTGACATAGCGCCTAGGCGTCCTCACTTATGGCGGCCCATCGAGCCCAGCGCCGACTCCCCAGCATCCGGACGGTGCCAGCGGAGAGCATCCGCGCGAGTGAGGCACGGATCTGGCTCCTCGAGTGACCCGGGAGCACCTGTTCCAGCTCAGAAATGGCCACCCCCTCGCGTCCAACGCTGCGCAGATGCGTGAGCAGGAGGGCTTCTGCAGCGCCTGAATCGAGCCCACGACGGCGCGTGTATGATCCACGCTGGCCAATCTGGTTCGAGAGGCGGCGGCTAAGAAAATATCGAACGGCCCGGCCGCGCCCGACGCTTTCCACAAGGCCGCGTTCACGAAGTGGTAGGAGTCGCTGGCTGAGTTCCGCAGAGATGCTCTCGCCGCGCGAGAGGCGGTCCAAGACGATGAAGTCCTCCGTGCGGAAGCTGAGCAGGTCTTCCTGCCCGATGCGTTCGATGGCCCGCAGCAACGCCACATTCGACACCATACAATCGAGCACCAGCTTGACGTGATGTCGGTCTGATCCCGAAAAGCTCGGCGCTCGCTTCCCCTGCTGCGCAGAGCGCTCAAACATCAGGTTCACCCCTTGGCCGGCACGTTCCACAAGTCCGATGCGGGCGAGTGTCTCAGCAAGCCGTCTGTTTCGGGGCACCTGTTGGTGCAGGATGGTGTCCTCCGTGACGCCGTTCGGGAAACCGCCGGGGCTCGTCACTTCCAGCCGCCGCAGGTGCTGCGTCACGAACACAGACGGCGCTAAACGGTAGTCACGGTGCGCCACTGCGTTGAGAATGGCCTCGCGGACGACCCCTTCGTCGAAGGTGGCCACCTCCTGGCGGAACAGCCCGTCCTGGATGCTCTGTCGATCATTGCGGGCGTTGACGGCAGCCCAGAGCTGTTCCAGCGACAGGAGGAGCGCCTGCCGAAGCTCCTTGCGGTCCTGCGCCGGCCCAGCGGCCTCCGTAGCGCGGTACTCATACACGAGCTCGGCCTGAGGCAAGAATCGCGTCAGGGCGGCGTGGGATCCGAGCAGGAGCAGCGCCGCATTGGTGAGGCGACCGTCCCCCGTGAGCAGTCCAGCGTCGCGCAACAGCTCATCGGGACGTAGGCCGTCAATGCGTAGCTGCGGGCGCTGGCGCGCCCAGCGTTGCCGAAACTCGGCGACGGCGACCTCGTCGAGGTCAGAAACGTCGGCTCCGACACATTCCTCCGCCGAGAAGTCGGATTCGACCTCGGCGTGGATTGCACGCAGCACCGCATCGGGCATCGGGAGTAACTCCTCGCCGACGCGATACCAGTACTTGCCTCTGTCGGCGATGGCGGTCCCGGGCGGACGCGCGGGAATCGTCACCGACAGCACGCGCTGACCGTCGAGTGCGTGCTCGTCGATACGCACCGAATGCGCGAGAGCGCGTTGCAGGGAGGCGACGGTCTTGCCGGGCTCCGGGAAGGCCTTGGTGCCCACCACGCGACGGGGCCTGGCATCCGAGATGCCGATGGCAATCACGCCGCCGCCAGAGTTCGCAATGCCCGCTACGTACTTGCAGAGTTCGTCGAAGTCCCCTTTGTTCCCGAACTGCTTGCACTCGAGGTGCTCCCCCTCGGGCGCAGCAAGCAGCCGAACAAGCGCATCGGTCTCCACTAGGCGTGCGCTCCCACTACCGGCGCGACCTCATCGACCAATCGCGTCAGCTCGCGCTCAATCACGGCAGCCAAGTCGGACTCCATCTCGAATGGATCCGTGAACTCCGCCGCCGCCCAGCGCCCGTAGCCCCCGTGATTGTTGACGGCGGGAATCCAGCGTTCGCGCAGCACGCGGGCCTTTTCCTTGTCGTCCTCACCGCGCTGGCCCTTGATTTCCACGACGAGGTGCAGGGCATCCTCGTGGCCATCGTCGACGAGCAGGATGAAGTCGGGTCGGTAGCGCCGCGCGGCGCCGCCATATCGATAGGGGACTTCAAAGCCCAGCGCGTGGTTCTTCACGTAGGCCCGCACCCGCGGATGCCGCTCGACCACGCGGCAGAACTCCTGTTCCCAGGTGCTGTCGCAGATGATCCAGTTGAGATGGCAGCGGTCGGGGTTCGGATCCCAGCGCAGCGCCTTCGACGTATTGAAGTGCACGTGGCGCGTGGAGCCGGTGGGATTGTACGGGTCGAGCAGCGCCTCGATGTTGCTGCTGTCGGCCACGCGGCTGACGATGCCCGCGGTGATCTTCTCGCAGGCCATGTCCGCGAGCTCCTTGTGCAGGAGCTGCGCCGGGTAGGTGCCGCCCTTGCAGACGAGGTATCCGTCCATCCATTCGCGGGCGAGTCGCTTGAGCTGGCCGAAGAGGTGCAGTTTGGGCGCGCCGTTGGGATCGCGCCAATGCGTGAGCAGCAGGTGCTGCGCGAGATGGAACAGCACGGTGTTCTGCCGCGTCTCGCCGAGATGTTCGACGGTGAGGTTCACGCCTTCGCCGATGAGGCCTTCGTTGCGGACGATGGTCGGGCCGATGAGGTCCGGCGTGAGCGTCAGCGTGCTGTCCGGCCCGAAGGTGGCTTCGAGTCGCTCGTCCGGCAGCGCGACGCGGTAGCCCTCGACGCGCGGGAAGCGGATCTCCAGGTGATCGCGGTCCGGCGAGACGGCCTTCACCGTGACCGTCGGCTTCACCGGGCTTGGCACGGCTTCCACCGGCTCGGCCGTGAAGTCGAACGGAATGCCGAGCACGTCGGCGTACTCGACGTCGAAGAGCCCTTCCTCGTTCAGTTCATACGACTGGCGCCGCAGTGCGCGGCCGATGACCTGCTCGCAGAGCAGTTGCGTGCCGAAGGCGCGCACGCCGAGCACGTGGGTGACGGTGCTGGCATCCCAGCCCTCGGTGAGCATCGAGACGGAGACGACGCAGCGGATGCCCTCGCCGAGCCGGCCCTTCTTGCCCACGGTGTTCATCACCTCGCGCAGCAGTTCCGCGTCGGAGATGTCGTCGGCCTTGATCTGCTGGCCCGAGCGCTGCGTCTGCTCGCGCCGGAAGTACTCGATCTCCGCCGCCGCGACCTTGCGGAAGTTGTCGTCGAGGCCCTCGCCGGATTCCAGCTGCGCGCTGTCGATGAGCAGCGTGCGGGGGCGCGCCAGGGCGCGGCCGTCGGCGTCGTGGTTCTGGAAGAGCTTGAACTTGCCCGGGACCTGCTGCGTCGAGCCATCCTCGAGCGTGCGCTCAAAACCGCTGATGTAGTCGAAGACCAGCTTGGACGCCGTCGTGTTGTTGCAGACCACGATGAAGCACGGCGGCACCTCCACGCCCGGCGTCGCCTGCCAGCGCTCGAAGGTCTTCTCGTAATGTCCGTACAGCGCTTCGAGCGCGGTCTGCAACGGCGTCGGCAGCAACTGCGGGTCGGCGTCGCCCCCGCTGCGGCGGCCCGCCTTGGGCATCTTGGTGCGGATGTGCTCCCAGAGGTTGCGGTACACCGGCACTTCCGCGCCCGGGATGTTGTCGGCCACGGGCACGCGCGGCAGCTTCACGATGCCGCACTCGATGGCGTCCATCAGCGAGAAGTCGCTGAGCGTCCAGGGGAAGAGCGTCCCCTCGGCGTAGCCCGAGCCGCGCAGGAAGAACGGCGTGGCCGAGAGGTCGATCACGCGCTGGAGGCCGAGCTTGCGCTGCACGGCCTCGAGGCCGGAGATCCAGAGCCGTGCCGCCTCGGCGTTCTCTTCCGCTTCCTTGCGGTCGTCACCCTTCAGCTCCACGTCCTCGTCGGCGACGGCCTTCTCGCGATAGCAGTGATGCGCCTCGTCGTTGATTGCGATGATGTGCTTGAAGCCCATCAGCTCCGGCATCACGCGCTGCAGCATCTGGCCTTCGGATTCCGTGGTGCTCAGCGCCGGTCCGTGGCCCTGCAGCAGGGCGCGGCCACCCTTCGAAATCTCCCAGCGCTCGCGCAGCTTGAACGCGTGATAGTTGGTGATGACGATCTTCGCGTGCTGCACTTCGCGCAGCAGGTCCGTCGGCACCAGCTCGCGCTGCTGGTAGTACGCGTCGGGATCGTTGGGCTGCAGGACGCGCAGGCGGTCCTTGATGGTGATGCCCGGCGTCACCACGAGGAAACCGCGCGTGAAGCGCTTGGATCCGGGGTGACGCACCGCGTTGATCGTCTGCCAGGCGATGAGCATCGCCATCACGGTCGTCTTGCCGGCGCCCGTCGCGAGCTTGAGCGCGAGGCGGAAGAGTCCCGGGTTCGCCTCGGCGTTCACCGCATCCAGGTGCGCGAGGAATCGCTGGCCGTCCTTGCCGAGCTGCGGCGCGACCTCGGTAAGCCAGATGGCCGTCTCGACGGCTTCGACCTGGCAGAAGAACGGCCGCACGCCGTTGAACTTGAAGTGCCGCCAGTGGTGCAGCAGGCGCGCGGTCTCGGGCGTGACCATCCACGTGGACGGGTCGGGCAGCGCCCGCCAGCGATCCACCTGCGTGCGCAGGTCGTTGATCAGACTGCGGTGGTAGCCCTGCTGCTCGGTGGAGAGCCCAGCGCCTTCATCCAGCACGAGCGCCGTCTGCGCCTTCGAATGCTTCTTGGGCTTCGGAATCGGCGTGATGAACGAGACGGAGCGCCTCGATTCAAGGATTGCGCCTGTGGGCTGGCCACTCGCGTCGAGCTCCCAATGCCGCGCGGGATACTCGTATGGCGAGTTGAGGATGGGCTTGGTGAAGAAGGCGGTCCGCACACTGCACAAGCTACGGCGCGGTCACCACCTGCGCACTGGGGCGCGGGCCGTTCGAAATCCTAGGCCAACTCCGCCAAAGCGTCCGTGTACCCCACGCCTTCCGTCAGCCGCTGGTACACGTGCGCGACGACCGCGGGGCTCGCCAGCAAGAAGCGACAGCGCGCCGCGCCGTTCGAGCGGCACTCGACTTCAAGGCATCCCAGCGCCTCACCCGCCACGCGCCCGAACACATCGGCGAGCATGCCCGCCGAGAAGTAGCAGCTGGGGTAGGGCATCGCCGCCGCCGGATCGGACTCGGCCCAATCGGCGGAATCAAAAGCCACCGCCGTGTCGCCGAGCGGCTCGAGCGTGACCGTGCCCCAGCCCGTTTCGGTGAAGAACCGCGCCGCGGCCTGCTGGAACTGCGCGTAGGGCAGGGACTCCGGCGCCGCGAGGCCGTTGGCCGCGCACCACTGCTGCATCGCGGCGAGCACGCTCTCGCCGCCCGCGTAGCCTGCTTCCTGCAGCACCGCCGCGAAGCCGTCGCCGAGATCGCGCACCAGCGAGGCGCGCAGCGT is a window from the Pseudogemmatithrix spongiicola genome containing:
- a CDS encoding site-specific DNA-methyltransferase, with protein sequence MAKSPKSGTKLSAKATAKSVEAITHDEAKRKNIPTAEYSALHGKGDDTLRVAYERRNRDLDPQLVWRGKDEQDWSDLVVPAPPLYIQEKVHPKALIDDLLRQTREQQHESGELMADLFADFNGIPKGVDKTEFYQHEQNWTNRMILGDSLQVMASLAEREGLRGKVQCIYFDPPYGIKFNSNFQWSTTSRDVKDGNAAHITREPEQVKAFRDTWRDGIHSYLTYLRDRLTVARDLLTESGSIFVQIGDENVHRVRTVMDEVFGDENLVAIITVQKAGSTFAEYLGGVADFVLWYARERTSLKYRSLYSDRGLTDEDRGRFSLFERADGTRFSASVVTSAPADGELVAPDPLQSASAGRDKGEGAASWFPVELEGKTFRPTMQSRWKTNEDGMGRLVRSNRVIAQKDSIRYARRFRDFPVQVLTNIWTDLAGATDKVYVVQTSTKIVERCLLLATDPGDLVLDPTCGSGTTAAVAEQWGRRWITIDTSRVALALARSRIMGARYAAYLLADSREGQLKEAEITRSVPSTQPVHGDLRLGFVYERVPHITLKSIANNAEIDVIYENWQQTLEPLRRDLNAALKQQWEEWEIPRDADAKWSEKAKALHTAWWEARINRQKEIDASIAAKAEYEYLYDRPYEDKKRVRVAGPFTVESLSPHRMIVADEDGASTPAATVLEKKTGYAAAGQSFPERILANLKVAGVQQAAKADRITFDSLVPWPGDFVCAEGMYQEGKKAKRAAIFIGPEFGTVTRPDLVGAAREAKEAGFEVLVACAFNFEAHTTEFEKLANMPVLKARMNADLHMAADLKTTDKANLFVVFGEPDIAIEPVEGDRLRVTVQGVDVFDPSTGEVRSDDVDGIACWFVDTDYNEESFFVRHAYFLGQNDPYKALKTTLKAEVDAEAWATLNSATSRAFPRPKSGRIAVKVINHLGDEVMKVFRV
- a CDS encoding ATP-binding protein — protein: METDALVRLLAAPEGEHLECKQFGNKGDFDELCKYVAGIANSGGGVIAIGISDARPRRVVGTKAFPEPGKTVASLQRALAHSVRIDEHALDGQRVLSVTIPARPPGTAIADRGKYWYRVGEELLPMPDAVLRAIHAEVESDFSAEECVGADVSDLDEVAVAEFRQRWARQRPQLRIDGLRPDELLRDAGLLTGDGRLTNAALLLLGSHAALTRFLPQAELVYEYRATEAAGPAQDRKELRQALLLSLEQLWAAVNARNDRQSIQDGLFRQEVATFDEGVVREAILNAVAHRDYRLAPSVFVTQHLRRLEVTSPGGFPNGVTEDTILHQQVPRNRRLAETLARIGLVERAGQGVNLMFERSAQQGKRAPSFSGSDRHHVKLVLDCMVSNVALLRAIERIGQEDLLSFRTEDFIVLDRLSRGESISAELSQRLLPLRERGLVESVGRGRAVRYFLSRRLSNQIGQRGSYTRRRGLDSGAAEALLLTHLRSVGREGVAISELEQVLPGHSRSQIRASLARMLSAGTVRMLGSRRWARWAAISEDA
- a CDS encoding BPTD_3080 family restriction endonuclease, which codes for MRTAFFTKPILNSPYEYPARHWELDASGQPTGAILESRRSVSFITPIPKPKKHSKAQTALVLDEGAGLSTEQQGYHRSLINDLRTQVDRWRALPDPSTWMVTPETARLLHHWRHFKFNGVRPFFCQVEAVETAIWLTEVAPQLGKDGQRFLAHLDAVNAEANPGLFRLALKLATGAGKTTVMAMLIAWQTINAVRHPGSKRFTRGFLVVTPGITIKDRLRVLQPNDPDAYYQQRELVPTDLLREVQHAKIVITNYHAFKLRERWEISKGGRALLQGHGPALSTTESEGQMLQRVMPELMGFKHIIAINDEAHHCYREKAVADEDVELKGDDRKEAEENAEAARLWISGLEAVQRKLGLQRVIDLSATPFFLRGSGYAEGTLFPWTLSDFSLMDAIECGIVKLPRVPVADNIPGAEVPVYRNLWEHIRTKMPKAGRRSGGDADPQLLPTPLQTALEALYGHYEKTFERWQATPGVEVPPCFIVVCNNTTASKLVFDYISGFERTLEDGSTQQVPGKFKLFQNHDADGRALARPRTLLIDSAQLESGEGLDDNFRKVAAAEIEYFRREQTQRSGQQIKADDISDAELLREVMNTVGKKGRLGEGIRCVVSVSMLTEGWDASTVTHVLGVRAFGTQLLCEQVIGRALRRQSYELNEEGLFDVEYADVLGIPFDFTAEPVEAVPSPVKPTVTVKAVSPDRDHLEIRFPRVEGYRVALPDERLEATFGPDSTLTLTPDLIGPTIVRNEGLIGEGVNLTVEHLGETRQNTVLFHLAQHLLLTHWRDPNGAPKLHLFGQLKRLAREWMDGYLVCKGGTYPAQLLHKELADMACEKITAGIVSRVADSSNIEALLDPYNPTGSTRHVHFNTSKALRWDPNPDRCHLNWIICDSTWEQEFCRVVERHPRVRAYVKNHALGFEVPYRYGGAARRYRPDFILLVDDGHEDALHLVVEIKGQRGEDDKEKARVLRERWIPAVNNHGGYGRWAAAEFTDPFEMESDLAAVIERELTRLVDEVAPVVGAHA
- a CDS encoding V4R domain-containing protein; the encoded protein is MTPFTLGASALSAIPRSSLTTLRASLVRDLGDGFAAVLQEAGYAGGESVLAAMQQWCAANGLAAPESLPYAQFQQAAARFFTETGWGTVTLEPLGDTAVAFDSADWAESDPAAAMPYPSCYFSAGMLADVFGRVAGEALGCLEVECRSNGAARCRFLLASPAVVAHVYQRLTEGVGYTDALAELA